The window CtaatcagagagacagaggaaggggAGAAGCACGTGAGTgtgaaggagctggaggagatcCTGGGGGTGGGAGAGCTGTTCTCAGAGAGCTGTGGAGGAGCAGATGGGGAGTCTGTTGACATCACAGCAGGCCTTCACAGTGAGGAGCTTGTTACAAATATAGGAGATGTAAATATAGAAGATGCTGATCCTGCTGATGAAGCTGATGAAGCTGATCCTGCTGATGAAGCTGAAGAAGCTGATGAAGCTGATCCTGCTGATGAAGCTGATGAAGCTGATCCTGCTGATGAAGCTGATGAAGCTGATCCTGCTGATGAAGCTGATGAAGCTGAAGATGTAGTGTCAAACACTGCTGGACAAgccactgaagaagaggaggtcagTTCAGATACAACCAGCCAAGACTTAAATGAACACACTGAGGAAAGCAGAGAGGCACAGAGCGCTGAAGAAAAGGCGTCTGCTGTTGATGCTCAGCCAGAGGAAGCTGATGTTGCTGATGTCACACAAGAAACGTCAGATCATTCTGAAACTGAGAGTAGCAACGATGAGCAGCAGGACGTCACACTCTCAGAAAGTGCTGGATCAGAGTCTCCCGAGTCGCCAGCTGATCCTGAAACTGTGGATGaacaacagacagacacaaattCCAGCAGCACACTAGTCTACCTCCTTTCCTCCGCCATGTCCATTATCAAAGCTCCACTGCGGCCGGTGTTCTCAACCATCACACAGTTACCTGGACAGGTGAAACGAATGACTCATCTGTGTCGACAGATTTATTTTACTAAGGAGAGAGCAAGGCTGGGGGAGCACTTTAGAACACTTTAGAGCACTATTTAACATATAACCAGGAGATTACTTGGTTACTTGTACTTGAACTACAAGTTCTTAAGAAAATGTTCTCAActcatttgaagttttttacAACATACGTTTAATTTCAAATAGAAAAGTCCAGCAAAttggcttttaaaaatgaaagctCTTGTGAGGAACTTTCGCTTTATGTCAACTTTGTGGCCGCTGTGGACAGAGTGCTGCGTCTTATCTCTTCGCTGATCTGGAGCTGTCAAGTGTAGGCagttttttctgaaaaaaataaataaatcatcatgCAGtctgaatctttgctgtggaaaatgtaaaataaaggcCTGTCTCACACCTAACCCACAACAGCAGTAACAGGCATAACAAACGACAATGAAGAAATAACTGATgctgttgtttgcttttgtcaTTCATTAAGAGTCATcactattaatttcagtctgttttattacTGGTTAAAAACTTAGATGAATACCAAAACAAAGATAGAAAATAGCAGCAGACATTTCTCTAGTCATAGCTTATTACCTCATGTGAGTATTTTTTGTCAACGTTTTAGAAAAGTCCTCAAATAACtcatgaaacaaaacattcaattcaacaatcagttcagtttttatttagACTATATTGTACAAAATAACAATTAAAGTTACCCAATTACACTTTACATACAAAGTAGATGTAGAACAGTGACTAAAAACTGAGATGTTTTTTACGAGATGAAGTTAATGTTTGTCAGGTTGTGAAGAGTTGTCTCCTAAATCTACTCATTTGGTTTCTCTCCTCCCAGAGACTGGAATGAGGTGTGGCAAATAGaacaaaaacttgttttttctctctcaggtgaTTGTGTCCTGTCATTTATCACATCTTCATATCCCTTTTAAACCCCTAATATTTGCCTTATTTTCACTCAGGTGACGTATGTTCTTCAGGAAGACCTTGGAGTTCTAACCGCCCTGCCTGGAGAGACTTATTCCTTTTTCCACCTCTTGACGTCTGATCTTTTATCCTGGCTGGGCTCAGCTGCAGACCTGCTACTTGGCATTGGAGAAACCTGTCTATCCAATACCTACTTCTGCACCTCCTCTATGTTTGGGGCCTTGTTTGACAGCTGTCACACAGGGGTCACTGGAATCGGGACTCTGGCTGGAGACACAGTGGGGATTTTTGGCGGTGCGCTGGATAATGTGTGGTGGGTGACCAAGTTTTTTGGAGGGCGGCTGTGGGAGCAGAGTGAGGGGTATGTAGGCACAGTTGTGTCAGAGATGGGGGGTCAGGCCAAAGCTGTAGGTGGAGGGGTTGGGAGGCTGGCTTGGAGAAGTGGGAATGGGGTGGGTAAAGTGTTTAGTATGGGAGGGGGAATAATAATGGGGATAGTTGATATGATCATTGGTGCGGTGAGAGGAGCTTTTGGAGAggagtctgagtgataagtggagGAAAGTTCAAACTTCTCTTGATGCCGTTAGCAGCAAACTTTCCAAAGTGTATCTGAAGGTTTGGTTTGTAAATGTCTCAAGCACATAAATGAGTGTGGAAAAAGGGCAACCTTTTTCAATCAGATGTCATGTGATATGCCTTAGCTGTTTCGAAGGATTCAATGAATACATATTTTTACACTGTAGGTCTTACACATCACTGTTGCTGGCTTTCCAATAATCTCCTGTATTTAAGAGCTGGGATGTCAAAGAGCTGTCCCAAACTGTGATTTGAAAAACACTGTGCACAAAGCTTTTGGATGTAATTATTCAATATATAATTCTTGTTTGATCAATGTTGATTAATGTTTGctaaaatgttcatttgaatAAAAGAAATGGTTGGCTTATTCTACTGGTTTTGTCTTCTTATATTATTGTGTATGAAATATTTCTCCCATCTGAACAAGACAGAACACGTTTGTTCTGTTATTTTCTATAATTGCTCAGAAgaaaaggaataaaataaatgtatacaaTTACAAttcaataatttatttttaaaaatgtattgaggACATCAGAgcattaaaagtaaaatatataataaaacaacatattgaTGTAGCTTATAGAGTATTTTTCAATTAACTTCCTATTTATTCTGCACTGAAAATTCATAAGAAAATACTCAACTCAACCTTATttgtaaaacacttttcatacaaaaaaaagcatgtagCCCAAAGTGCATCACGAAAGAATGACAATggacaggaaataaaaacagaaattgacAACAATTGACAACAgactaaaacaataaagatggtAATACAATAattgaaacataaataaaataaaagtgaatgcagtacaaaaaaaacataaaaaacccGCAGGAAAGCTATTGAGTGAAAGTTggataagaaaaataaataccagAGATAAAcctaatgcaaaaaaaatgacacaaatgtTGAGGTTATACAATTACTGCAAATTAAAAGCCGGATTAAGgtggttatttttttttctcctttgttattattgttggttaaaaaaataaaaaaataaaaaaatatatacgaGACTTCCGTGTTGTACCGGATGTAGATCAAACCCGGAACTCTTTGTTAAGTCTCGTTGCATCAGACGGACGAGTAGCGAAGAGGGCTCATGTGGCTCTGCTGTGTATGCTAATCTAACCTGACGTCTCTCTCAGTTTTAAGGTATGGACAACTTCTTGCACATATTTATCAGAAAACATGTCGCAGGCTTCTTGAACTGTAACTTTAGTAACGAGTTTAAACAATGTCAGTTTATGTGAACACGTGTAGCGCTGCCATAGACCCGAGAAACACGAGTAATAGTTTGACTGACTCACTAAAAGCTAGTTAGCTGTGTGGCATGACTTCTTCAGCCTTTGACTGGTGGTGCAAACCAGCTGCCGATAGATAAACACATAGCTAACCAGCCAGCATAGCCATTGTCTGACTCTTTGTATAGGTGATTTAGGGAAGCACAGTATACACAACACgtttataaatacatgtttaatcCACTTCCTCGTAATCTTTGTTAACGTAATCGCAGATGCTAGTTTGAATTGAACCATTTAACTAATGGCTTGCAGACACACCCTCTCCACCAGAGTCAGGCATGTACAGAATGTCTTTAATAGCATGAGAGGCAGACCTGTTATACCAACACTATTAACTGAGAGCACCTGCTTGTGTCTCTTCCAGAGATGGCCACTCTCTACGTGTCCCCTCACCCTGATGACTTCAGGAGTCTACTGGCCCTCATAGCTGCAGAGTTTTATCCGTCCAGCTTGAACATCATCACAGAGGACCCTCCTGCATCCCTGAATGCCTGGTCCAGACCGGCCGTGGTGCTCGATGCTTCAGAAAGTGACTCCGTCCTGAGTGGGGCTACTGCTGTGTCGTGGTACCTGGCCTCACAGGGGAAGAGGACTGGCTTAGACACAAAGCAGCAGAGCCAGGTGTGGCAGTGGCTAAGCTTTGCTGACAATGAGCTCACCCCGGTGTCCTGTGCAGTGGTCTTCCCTCTGATGGGGATGATGGGAGTGGATAAAAAGGTGAGAGAAGCGTCTGGACACTTGCATGTGTGATGTTTTTCGATTAATTATTATCTCTCAAATGTGACTTGTTTGCTCTCAGCTTCAGCAGAGTTCCCGTGCAGAGTTGATGCGTGTACTAAAGGTTCTTGACAAGGCACTGGAACCAAGGACCTACTTGGTGGGGCAGATCATCACTTTGGCGGATTTGGCTGTAGCTGCTGCTGTTCTTCTACCTTTTAAATATGTACGTATGTTGTGCAGcactttgttgttgtaaaagaTTTTCCACTTACAGTTGATCATttctaaatatgtttttataataataataataattttatttatatagcacatt is drawn from Labrus bergylta chromosome 8, fLabBer1.1, whole genome shotgun sequence and contains these coding sequences:
- the si:ch73-54f23.2 gene encoding uncharacterized protein si:ch73-54f23.2, translating into MLRPAAVSAAAAASVWLLAVLGPVLSLPDGDNSEADFSLCSHCFYRQTLPQGPSAGPLLRPLCHRLPGGQTFATLSKPTCDTAVYSAFHLSHEGAEGEGGGEAVEEDDNTDVAVPALLKRGGDLSDPVSPTDSPLQHWDSAVTTVVQTSLTPQCSALGGNLYILTGAGGLRAAEDGGEDCQTQPLWLAVCCAVPEGKSGFSVGLIRETEEGEKHVSVKELEEILGVGELFSESCGGADGESVDITAGLHSEELVTNIGDVNIEDADPADEADEADPADEAEEADEADPADEADEADPADEADEADPADEADEAEDVVSNTAGQATEEEEVSSDTTSQDLNEHTEESREAQSAEEKASAVDAQPEEADVADVTQETSDHSETESSNDEQQDVTLSESAGSESPESPADPETVDEQQTDTNSSSTLVYLLSSAMSIIKAPLRPVFSTITQLPGQVTYVLQEDLGVLTALPGETYSFFHLLTSDLLSWLGSAADLLLGIGETCLSNTYFCTSSMFGALFDSCHTGVTGIGTLAGDTVGIFGGALDNVWWVTKFFGGRLWEQSEGYVGTVVSEMGGQAKAVGGGVGRLAWRSGNGVGKVFSMGGGIIMGIVDMIIGAVRGAFGEESE